In Aegilops tauschii subsp. strangulata cultivar AL8/78 chromosome 3, Aet v6.0, whole genome shotgun sequence, one genomic interval encodes:
- the LOC109754109 gene encoding expansin-B7-like isoform X1, with the protein MAPSSVSVAAALLLCILVAHARGCCAKHQAPPHPPAVTPPSYGATPPAANSSWLAAKATWYGARHGAGPDDNGGAYGFKNVNLPPFSAMTSCGNEPLFKDGKGCGSCYQIRCLRSNHPACSGVPETVIITDMNYYPVSPYHFDLSGTAFGAMAKDGRNDELRNAGIIDMQFRRVPCQYPGLAVMFHVEKGSNPFYMAILVEYENGDGDVKLLEIMESRPDAGNGGEMAPTGDWVPMKESWGSIWRMDARHRMQGSFSLRITNESGKMLVGDQVIPADWKPEKVYSSVIQFD; encoded by the exons ATGGCACCCTCCTCCGTTTCCGTCGCGGCTGCTCTACTCCTCTGCATCCTCGTCGCCCATGCCCGTGGCTGCTGTGCCAAGCACCAGGCGCCTCCGCATCCCCCGGCCGTAACACCACCGTCCTACGGGGCCACTCCTCCTGCAGCCAATTCCAGCTGGCTCGCTGCCAAGGCGACATGGTACGGCGCGCGCCACGGCGCCGGGCCCGACGACAATGGTGGCGCTTACGGGTTCAAGAACGTCAACTTGCCCCCCTTCTCCGCCATGACCTCCTGCGGTAACGAGCCGCTCTTCAAGGACGGCAAGGGCTGCGGCTCCTGCTACCAG ATAAGGTGCTTAAGGTCAAACCACCCTGCGTGCTCTGGTGTGCCGGAGACGGTGATCATCACGGACATGAACTACTATCCGGTCTCTCCCTACCACTTCGACCTCAGCGGCACTGCCTTTGGAGCCATGGCCAAGGACGGCCGCAACGACGAGCTTCGTAATGCGGGCATCATTGACATGCAGTTTCGGAG GGTGCCGTGCCAGTACCCGGGGCTGGCCGTGATGTTCCACGTGGAGAAGGGGTCGAACCCGTTCTACATGGCAATCCTGGTGGAATACGAGAACGGCGACGGCGATGTGAAACTGCTGGAAATCATGGAGTCACGTCCGGACGCTGGTAACGGCGGCGAGATGGCTCCAACGGGGGACTGGGTGCCCATGAAGGAGTCGTGGGGTTCCATCTGGAGGATGGATGCCCGACACCGCATGCAGGGGTCATTCTCGTTGCGCATCACTAACGAGTCTGGCAAGATGCTCGTCGGCGACCAGGTCATCCCCGCTGACTGGAAGCCAGAAAAAGTCTACAGCTCCGTCATCCAGTTTGATTAA
- the LOC109754109 gene encoding expansin-B7-like isoform X2, with the protein MAPSSVSVAAALLLCILASYGATPPAANSSWLAAKATWYGARHGAGPDDNGGAYGFKNVNLPPFSAMTSCGNEPLFKDGKGCGSCYQIRCLRSNHPACSGVPETVIITDMNYYPVSPYHFDLSGTAFGAMAKDGRNDELRNAGIIDMQFRRVPCQYPGLAVMFHVEKGSNPFYMAILVEYENGDGDVKLLEIMESRPDAGNGGEMAPTGDWVPMKESWGSIWRMDARHRMQGSFSLRITNESGKMLVGDQVIPADWKPEKVYSSVIQFD; encoded by the exons ATGGCACCCTCCTCCGTTTCCGTCGCGGCTGCTCTACTCCTCTGCATCCTCG CGTCCTACGGGGCCACTCCTCCTGCAGCCAATTCCAGCTGGCTCGCTGCCAAGGCGACATGGTACGGCGCGCGCCACGGCGCCGGGCCCGACGACAATGGTGGCGCTTACGGGTTCAAGAACGTCAACTTGCCCCCCTTCTCCGCCATGACCTCCTGCGGTAACGAGCCGCTCTTCAAGGACGGCAAGGGCTGCGGCTCCTGCTACCAG ATAAGGTGCTTAAGGTCAAACCACCCTGCGTGCTCTGGTGTGCCGGAGACGGTGATCATCACGGACATGAACTACTATCCGGTCTCTCCCTACCACTTCGACCTCAGCGGCACTGCCTTTGGAGCCATGGCCAAGGACGGCCGCAACGACGAGCTTCGTAATGCGGGCATCATTGACATGCAGTTTCGGAG GGTGCCGTGCCAGTACCCGGGGCTGGCCGTGATGTTCCACGTGGAGAAGGGGTCGAACCCGTTCTACATGGCAATCCTGGTGGAATACGAGAACGGCGACGGCGATGTGAAACTGCTGGAAATCATGGAGTCACGTCCGGACGCTGGTAACGGCGGCGAGATGGCTCCAACGGGGGACTGGGTGCCCATGAAGGAGTCGTGGGGTTCCATCTGGAGGATGGATGCCCGACACCGCATGCAGGGGTCATTCTCGTTGCGCATCACTAACGAGTCTGGCAAGATGCTCGTCGGCGACCAGGTCATCCCCGCTGACTGGAAGCCAGAAAAAGTCTACAGCTCCGTCATCCAGTTTGATTAA